Genomic DNA from Triticum dicoccoides isolate Atlit2015 ecotype Zavitan chromosome 4B, WEW_v2.0, whole genome shotgun sequence:
gacccctcaaactaCAAAGGATAAAAGATTGGCAAAGCTCCAAGtctctacatttttggttaagtgatgcAAGATCAAATTGATTCCATAGGAAAGTCGGTActgttaaaaggggatgaggttttgatcatgattcaattgctcaagtgcttagtgatattgctccaaaaccctcaactacttcacCACTTCCATCCTATCCAAAACCCTAAAgttgatctcggtcccaccgaaaagctctCATCCGGACCCACCGAGATTACCATATACACTGCCACATgccaaaccctaatactccgatgcAACCGAAATGGATcttagtctcaccgagatggcctgacCAAGTTTCTGTGATGAAGTTGCTTCATTTTGGAATCACCGAGATGAACCATCGGAATTTCTGAAACGAGGTCTTGCCCTAGCCATCACACTATGGTCCCACCGAGTTGGTatgatcggtctcaccgaaaaaACTAACGGCCAAGTCTTTTGCACTAGTCGATCTCACCGAGATTTTCATGTAGGTCTCACTGAGTTAGGTCAAAAacttgtaacggttggatttttggtgctgcctatttatacccctccaccaccacctactctctaagagagccatcagaacaaacgacaacttccactactcattttctgagaagagaaccacctactcatgtgttgagattaagagattccaatccaaccatttgaaccttgatttctagccttccccaaattgctttccaTTCAATCCCCTCTCCTACCAAAGTCAAATCTGTGAGAGAGTGTTTGAGTGTTGgagggactatcatttgaagcacaagagtaaggagttcagcaTCAataacaccgtctattaccttttggagagtggtgtctcctagattggttacgtgtcacttgggagcctccaagattgtggagttgaaccaatgagtttgtaagggcaaggagatcacctacttcatgaagatctacccgagtaagGCTAGTCATTCGTGGATGTAAGTCataatggaatagacaaggttgcttcttcgtggacccttcgtggatggagccctccatggactcgcgcaaccgctatcctccgtgggttgaagtctccatcaacgtggacgtacgatagcaccacctatcggaaccacgccaaaaatcatcgtgtcttcattgCGTTCGAAATCTCTAATCCCTCATTTATGTTCATATGCAAAGTCCTTACTTTCCGCTGCacaactcttagacttgcatgtgtaggatgTATTTGACTTGGTGAATTGCCAAAACTTGCCTACAACTAAAATTAGGAAAatgataagttttatttggtcaagtagtctaatcacccccctctaaacatactttcgatcctacacaacatataacatgaaaaaaatTAGAGCAATCACACGCCATGTATAAGCTATACAAAGCAGTACcaatcctcctctctctctctcagccacACAGCCCAGGACTAATTCTCTCTCTCCCCCATCCCCGACAACCCGCATCGCCTTCGCCTCTTGCACTGCCCAGCATTGGCAACTTCTCTTCCCTCACAGCAACAACACATTAGCCCAAAGAAAAACAAATCAAATGGAAGGTGAATACGAACATACCAAGACAGAGCATCAACACGCCCGCACGAAACAGAGGCGAGGGCGAAAATCCTCCAACGAcagagacgaagacgacgacggAGAATCTCCAATGGCAGCCACACACACATGGGCTGATGTCCTCCAGCAACAGACAGAGCTCCTTCAATGGCCGCATCAAGCGACAACAAGGATGACTGCTCTCGTAATCCACTCCAATTCCTCGTCAAATCTCACCATCAACGCACCACCAGTGTCGACCACCCCAAAGCTGACCTCAACCCACCACAACGAAGACTCAACAGATCGACATGTTTCACCTGAGCGGCTCCAAGATGCCACACCGCCTACCGGTCTTTGACCACGAAAGATCGTCCCCCCACCATTGACAACGAAGTTCCACATGACCCATCCACTTACCAACAAGGCCCACCCAGCAGGAGATCCCTCCAAATATCCCAACAAGCGATCTGATTGAAATTGAGCATCAAATCGAAATCAATGCCCTCAATCGACTATGCTTCTAGCCCGAGGGAGCTTATAGTGATTTAAAACATATGTAAATCTTCCTCTCTTCAGTTATGTATTTGTATATTCTAACCTTTTTGCAATTGTATTCTAACTCTTTTACTTGGCACCAACAACCTTTTCCACTTAAAAACTAAACCTTTCCACGTCTCGCAGAAAAGCCCTTGCTTTACTCCACCGTCCGCCTCCGCTCCCATCTATTCTCCCCCCTCCTCCCCTGAAACCCCAGCTTTGCATGGGCAGGCGCTTCCCAGCCGCCGCCCTAGCCGCCGCTGTCCGCCCCTACGTCCGCTTCTCCCCCGCCGCTAGCAAGGCAGCGAAGCCCCCGACCGCTCCGCTGGATACTCCCAGGAACGCCGGCCCCGGCGCCGCCGCCGGGGCTAGCTCTGGACGGGCCGAGGTGCGGGATGTGGCGGCGGCATGCGGGATGCAGGAGGACGACCGGGTGCCGCTCGCGGAGGTGGTTTTGGACTGCACGAAGCGGTGGTTCCAGGACACGCTCAAGGAGGCGCGCGCCGGCGACGCCGCCATGCAGGTCCTCGTCGGCCAGATGTACCGCAGCGGCTACGGCGTCAACAAGAACGAGCACAAGGTGAGCCCTTCCTTCGCTTTCCCTCCGGATTTTTGTGGAATCTGGAATAAAAGGAACCGCCTTTACTAGCGACTTCGATCTGGATACCTGGCCTTGGAATATGAAAGTTCGTGATTCTTGAGAGAAACCTAGATTTGCATGTTCTACGGTTACTATTATGCTCAATTGTATTATATTCTGCATCATAAATCTTATGGCAGTGTGAGAACTTCTTTAGTGAACTTGTACATAATTAGGTGTGCCTTGAGCA
This window encodes:
- the LOC119296377 gene encoding uncharacterized protein LOC119296377 translates to MGRRFPAAALAAAVRPYVRFSPAASKAAKPPTAPLDTPRNAGPGAAAGASSGRAEVRDVAAACGMQEDDRVPLAEVVLDCTKRWFQDTLKEARAGDAAMQVLVGQMYRSGYGVNKNEHKSRIWMEKASRYRSTVWKVSHKRPGYNASDSDSDDVTETGK